In Papaver somniferum cultivar HN1 chromosome 9, ASM357369v1, whole genome shotgun sequence, the genomic stretch TGACAATTATTGTTGAGTGACCTATTTTCTTGAATCATTCTGTAGCTAGCAACTCTTTACCTAATATCACTACTTTTGTTAGGTTTAAACACACGTAAGCCATGATTTGaactaaaaacataaaataaggaAATGGAAAAATGACTCGAAAGAAAGATTAAAGAATATGATGATTAACTTTTGtaatatcttgttatacacaaaaacCTGTTCTTACTTGTGTAATTTGTTACCAATTCAACAGGGTAAATTCAACTTATCATTCTCAATATCATAATCGATCAATGATCGTGATTTATGAACCCTCTAGGTACTACCGGTATCGATGACTAATTACTTTGAAGTAGTCTTCCCCGAAGATGAcgatgacgaagaagatgaatCGGTTCTCGGTTGTATTTTAATGCAAACAAAAGAACAATCCACAGACATGGATCTCTTTAATAAAACAGTTTTAGGCAGAGATTGTTGTTTTCTAACCTCATCATCATAATTAGCCGGCCATATAAGTGACACACAATGTCTAAGTTTTGAACCTACCATTATAGAAGAATTCCCACCTTCATTATTATTAGTCTCTTCGCCGCagttatgttgttgttgttgattatgttgaTTACTAACTAGACCTTCTTCATCTCCTTCGTCTTGTATTTGAAGACATACGGAGTCATCGTTCCGTCCCGTGACAGGGGAACGACATATCGGACAAGTAGAATGAGTTAACCACCATTGATCAATACAAGGAACATGAAAAACATGTTTACAGTTAGGTAATAATCTTAGCATATCACCTTCTTGTAAATCACCTAAACAAACAGAACACTCAGTTTGATCCACACAAaagacttcttcttcttcatctctactttgttgttgttgttgatgatgataagttatAATCGGAATAGCTTTAAGTACGTTTTCGTCAACACCGCGATTAACCATAGCTTGATGACTTCTTAATTCATTTCTTTCTATCATCGATTCGCGTCTTCGTACACAGTACTTGGTTATAATGAACTGGTATGTCACGATTGCTAGAGCTGTGAATGCTATTCCAACCATAGAAATCATTAGTGGTTTGAATACTAGTTGTGAAGTTTGATCTGAAGGTTTCATATTTTCCCATTCTCCCATTTCTTTTCTGACTCACAAACAAGACTACATAAGAAGAGGTTGAACTGGTGTTTTATTAGATAGAGAAAAAATGATAGAAAATAGACTGCCAGCTCAATTGGGGTTTTCTCCCTAAATCTGCTGAGCTGCAAAATTTATACTGGAGATCGAATTCTGATTCTTGTTAGATTTATACCTTACTTGCTTGGCCTACAAAGATTTATTCACTCAGCCTACTTATCAAAATTTATATTCttctaatttcttttcttttttaaatatcATGTACAGTGTTTctagttttttttcttaggtACACTTGTATGGTGGGATGCCGATGACTATTAGTAAGAAAGCCACAAGTGAGGAAACTCCACGACATAAATAAGAATTGAATAATatatggcatggcatggcatggcaATTAGAAATGCACATAAGGATGACAGATGCTGGTAATATCACTTGAAAATGAGAGAATATATAATTTCCTGTAAGAACATCACATCCAAGGCACAGTATCAGCTAAACAGCACTTTGCATGAGAGTCATAAACAAGTGGTATATTTTAGTATGGAGTGGAGAAGAGGGAAAGTTTGAAGACTCTGGGAAAATCCATCCTAACCACCAAAAGATTCTAACGATTTGGTACAATCGATCTTTTTGTCATTTGGGGGAATTTTTAAATTCTACTTCATCGGTGACTTTTGTTTGGATGTGGCAAATTGTTAAAAAAAAACAGGGTAATAGAGGATGAAAACAAGAATGAAAAGACAAGAATGTTGTATCATTTGAGCttcaaggccttgcgattcttttcagcaattatttcgacGCTTCCCAATAAATTGGTGAGTACAATCGGTTAGCGAAATATTGCTATCAGGATataatgaagccctaacaacgttgttggattcaaaggttgtactccctttacccaaccaagaacacactatATTTGTTTCTGAAGATGTTTAGAGAGAAAGAGTTTTTGATGATCATAGTAATGGAAAGAATCCTTCACTATTTATAAAGGATTTCATGTCTTTTGGAGATGTCGTTTCATCTTAAAAAGACGCTATCAAAGGTCGTCATCCATTAATGGGAAGAGACGCGACTG encodes the following:
- the LOC113308485 gene encoding RING-H2 finger protein ATL52-like; amino-acid sequence: MGEWENMKPSDQTSQLVFKPLMISMVGIAFTALAIVTYQFIITKYCVRRRESMIERNELRSHQAMVNRGVDENVLKAIPIITYHHQQQQQSRDEEEEVFCVDQTECSVCLGDLQEGDMLRLLPNCKHVFHVPCIDQWWLTHSTCPICRSPVTGRNDDSVCLQIQDEGDEEGLVSNQHNQQQQHNCGEETNNNEGGNSSIMVGSKLRHCVSLIWPANYDDEVRKQQSLPKTVLLKRSMSVDCSFVCIKIQPRTDSSSSSSSSSGKTTSK